Part of the Paenibacillus sp. YPG26 genome, CTACCGCCACAGCGGAAGCCCAAGAGAAGAGCGCGGCAAGCGGCGGTTCCAAGACCAAAGTGGTCTGGTGGCACTCCATGGGCGGCGAGCTTGGCAAGGCGGTAGACCAGCTTGTGACAGATTATAATAAGTCGCAGGATAAAATCGAGGTCGAGGCAATATTCCAGGGGACCTACGATGAGAGCATCAACAAAATGAAGGCATCCATGGACTCCGAGAGCGGCCCGTCCATGATCCAGGTGTATGAGATCGGCTCCCGCTTCATGATCGATTCCAAGGCGATTACGCCTGTACAGCAGTTCATTGATCAGGATAAATACGATCTGAGTCAGCTGGAAGAGAACATTTCCAATTACTATACCTTTGATGGCAAGCAGTACTCGATGCCTTTTAATACGTCCAACCCGATCCTGTATTATAACAAGGACCTGTTCAAGGCCGCAGGACTTGATCCGGAGAAGCCTCCGGCAACCTATGAGGAAGTGAAGAAAGCGGCGGAGGCGCTCAGCGCGAAAGGGCATCCGGCTTCATTTGCCATCTATGGCTGGTTCCTTGAGCAGTTCTTCGCTAACCAAGGCAAGGAGTATATTAACAACGGCAATGGCCGGACATCCCCGGCTACAGAGTCTCTCGTTAACACCGATGCCGGTGTGAACACACTGGACTGGTGGAAAAGCATGATTGACAGCAAGGCAGCTATTAATCTAGGCCGCAAGACCGATGATACCAAGAAGGCTTTCATCGCGGGTCAGATTGCTATGACGCTCGACTCCACTGCATCCCTTCGCGGGATTGTAGACGGTACA contains:
- a CDS encoding ABC transporter substrate-binding protein gives rise to the protein MRKYALRGWFILTSVAIMLMVSACGGASGGTADSTATAEAQEKSAASGGSKTKVVWWHSMGGELGKAVDQLVTDYNKSQDKIEVEAIFQGTYDESINKMKASMDSESGPSMIQVYEIGSRFMIDSKAITPVQQFIDQDKYDLSQLEENISNYYTFDGKQYSMPFNTSNPILYYNKDLFKAAGLDPEKPPATYEEVKKAAEALSAKGHPASFAIYGWFLEQFFANQGKEYINNGNGRTSPATESLVNTDAGVNTLDWWKSMIDSKAAINLGRKTDDTKKAFIAGQIAMTLDSTASLRGIVDGTQGKFEVGTAFLPKPDASTEGGVVVGGASLWILNNKPEAEQKAAWEFIKYLAQPDTQAKWHIATGYFPITKKAYDEQIVKDNLAKYPQFQTAVDQLHASKPSPATQGAVMGVFPEARQTVEGAIEEVLGGSKPSAQALDDAAKAITEKISSYNKTVQK